From the genome of Streptomyces sp. NBC_01260, one region includes:
- a CDS encoding MFS transporter: MSARLTEREAGTDRTPPPRGGLRGNRDFRLLWTGETTNRVGINITAVAMPMVATVTLHESVFSVSLLAAAPWLPWLLIGLPAGAWVDRMRRRPIMQICNLVPLVLLASVPVAGWLGILTMTQLLAVALVNGFAAVFFGISYKVYVPSIVEPEDLQEANAKLQGSESVAQVAGLGGGGLLAQAFGATSGLLANSATFLVSALCLSGIRSKEPVPEKPAERPALVQDIKEGLRFAFKDPYLRVLTLYGTATNLVLTAEAAVLPYFILRGLGIPEGATGWLLASSSIGGILGATTAKRVIARFGSARGLLVATVLSAPFALLIPLTNKDWRLSALVVGSAVLSLGVVLANVIQGAFRQRYCPPQLLGRVSASISVANFGVIPIGSVLGGGLGTVLGLRPALWVLTAGLALTPLLLLIGPLRGRRDLPVAPAAR, encoded by the coding sequence ATGAGCGCCCGGCTGACCGAACGCGAGGCCGGCACGGACCGGACACCGCCGCCGCGCGGCGGACTGCGCGGCAACCGCGACTTCCGGCTGCTGTGGACAGGCGAGACGACCAACCGCGTCGGCATCAACATCACTGCCGTCGCCATGCCGATGGTCGCCACGGTGACCCTCCACGAGAGCGTCTTCTCGGTGAGTCTGCTGGCCGCCGCCCCCTGGCTGCCCTGGCTGCTGATCGGCCTGCCGGCCGGCGCCTGGGTGGACCGGATGCGACGACGGCCGATCATGCAGATCTGCAACCTGGTCCCGCTCGTGCTCCTGGCGAGCGTCCCGGTCGCGGGCTGGCTCGGGATCCTGACGATGACCCAACTGCTGGCCGTGGCGTTGGTCAACGGGTTCGCCGCGGTCTTCTTCGGGATCTCCTACAAGGTCTACGTGCCCTCCATCGTCGAGCCCGAGGACCTCCAGGAGGCCAACGCCAAGCTTCAGGGCAGTGAGTCGGTCGCCCAGGTCGCGGGGCTGGGCGGGGGCGGCCTGCTCGCCCAGGCCTTCGGCGCCACCTCCGGTCTCCTCGCCAACTCGGCGACGTTCCTCGTCTCGGCGCTCTGCCTGTCCGGCATCCGAAGCAAGGAGCCGGTCCCGGAGAAACCCGCCGAACGGCCGGCCCTGGTGCAGGACATCAAGGAGGGGCTCCGGTTCGCCTTCAAGGACCCCTACCTGCGGGTGCTCACCCTGTACGGCACCGCCACCAACCTGGTGCTCACGGCCGAGGCGGCGGTCCTGCCGTACTTCATCCTCCGCGGACTCGGGATACCCGAAGGCGCCACCGGATGGCTCCTCGCGTCGAGCAGCATCGGCGGCATCCTCGGGGCCACCACCGCGAAACGCGTGATCGCACGGTTCGGCTCGGCCCGCGGACTGCTGGTCGCCACGGTCCTCAGCGCCCCGTTCGCCCTGCTCATCCCGCTGACCAACAAGGACTGGAGACTGTCCGCCCTGGTGGTCGGGAGCGCCGTGCTCTCGCTCGGCGTGGTGCTCGCCAACGTGATCCAGGGAGCGTTCCGCCAGCGCTACTGTCCGCCCCAGCTGCTCGGCCGTGTCTCGGCCAGCATCTCGGTCGCGAACTTCGGCGTCATTCCCATCGGTTCAGTGCTCGGCGGAGGCCTCGGCACCGTCCTCGGTCTGCGGCCCGCCCTGTGGGTCCTCACCGCCGGCCTCGCCCTGACCCCGCTGCTCCTCCTGATCGGGCCGCTGCGCGGAAGGCGGGACCTGCCGGTCGCGCCGGCCGCGCGGTGA
- the ilvC gene encoding ketol-acid reductoisomerase, protein MPAELFYDDDADLSIIQGRKVAVLGYGSQGHAHALSLRDSGVDVRVGLHEGSKSKAKAEEQGLRVVSPAEASAEADVIMILVPDPIQAQVYEESVKDNLKDGDALFFGHGLNIRFDFIKPPANVDVCMVAPKGPGHLVRRQYEEGRGVPCIVAVEQDATGKGLELALSYAKGIGGTRAGVIKTTFTEETETDLFGEQAVLCGGTAALVKAGFETLTEAGYQPEIAYFECLHELKLIVDLMYEGGLDKMRWSISETAEWGDYVTGPRIITDATKAEMKKVLAEIQDGTFAKAWMAEYHNGLPKYNEYKKADSDHLLETTGRELRKLMSWVNDDDA, encoded by the coding sequence ATGCCCGCCGAGCTGTTCTACGACGACGATGCCGACCTGTCCATCATCCAGGGCCGCAAGGTCGCGGTCCTCGGTTACGGCAGCCAGGGCCATGCCCATGCGCTGTCGCTGCGTGACTCGGGTGTCGACGTCCGTGTCGGTCTGCACGAGGGTTCCAAGTCCAAGGCGAAGGCCGAGGAGCAGGGCCTGCGTGTGGTGTCCCCGGCCGAGGCGTCCGCCGAGGCCGACGTCATCATGATCCTGGTCCCGGACCCGATCCAGGCGCAGGTCTACGAGGAGTCCGTGAAGGACAACCTCAAGGACGGCGACGCGCTGTTCTTCGGCCACGGTCTGAACATCCGTTTCGACTTCATCAAGCCGCCGGCCAATGTCGATGTCTGCATGGTCGCCCCGAAGGGGCCGGGTCACCTGGTGCGCCGCCAGTACGAGGAGGGCCGCGGTGTTCCGTGCATCGTGGCCGTCGAGCAGGACGCCACGGGCAAGGGCCTGGAGCTGGCGCTGTCGTACGCCAAGGGCATCGGCGGTACCCGGGCGGGCGTCATCAAGACGACGTTCACCGAGGAGACCGAGACCGACCTCTTCGGTGAGCAGGCCGTTCTCTGCGGTGGTACCGCCGCCCTGGTGAAGGCCGGGTTCGAGACGCTGACCGAGGCCGGCTACCAGCCGGAGATCGCGTACTTCGAGTGCCTCCACGAGCTGAAGCTCATCGTGGACCTCATGTACGAGGGCGGTCTGGACAAGATGCGCTGGTCGATCTCGGAGACCGCCGAGTGGGGCGACTACGTCACCGGCCCGCGCATCATCACCGACGCCACCAAGGCCGAGATGAAGAAGGTCCTCGCCGAGATCCAGGACGGCACCTTCGCCAAGGCCTGGATGGCCGAGTACCACAACGGTCTGCCCAAGTACAACGAGTACAAGAAGGCCGACAGCGACCACCTGCTGGAGACCACCGGCCGCGAGCTGCGCAAGCTCATGAGCTGGGTCAACGACGACGACGCGTAA
- a CDS encoding 4'-phosphopantetheinyl transferase family protein has translation MEQTLPWVVRELPPPGSLDLWLLRVSDVPLGILDERVLDATERQRAATLMHAADRTRFTAAHVALRRLLGSYLSLRPEDVHLGRDTCPCCGGPHGRPTVLDADDRLFFSLSHRGDLAVVGTAAAPIGVDVELVGDEDGAAELASMLHVDEQAELAALSPPERPRALARLWTRKEAYLKGLGTGLGRDPALDYVGSGRPEGPYPPSGWTLLDVPVDRGYAAAVAVRGELSVDGPLVKRLSGLEVVRHACDALQTAGAPP, from the coding sequence GTGGAACAAACCCTGCCGTGGGTCGTTCGTGAGCTGCCACCCCCCGGCTCACTGGACCTCTGGCTCCTGAGGGTCTCGGATGTCCCCCTGGGCATCCTGGACGAACGGGTACTCGACGCGACCGAGCGTCAACGTGCCGCCACCCTCATGCACGCCGCGGACCGAACCCGGTTCACGGCCGCGCATGTCGCCCTTCGACGGCTGCTCGGCTCGTACCTGAGCCTGCGCCCCGAGGACGTCCACCTCGGCCGGGACACCTGTCCCTGCTGCGGCGGACCGCACGGCCGGCCCACCGTGCTCGACGCCGACGACCGGCTGTTCTTCTCACTGTCCCACCGCGGCGATCTCGCCGTCGTCGGTACCGCGGCGGCCCCCATAGGGGTCGACGTGGAGCTGGTGGGGGACGAGGACGGCGCCGCCGAACTCGCCTCGATGCTGCACGTGGACGAGCAGGCCGAACTGGCCGCGCTCAGCCCCCCGGAGCGGCCTCGGGCACTGGCCCGGCTGTGGACCCGCAAGGAGGCCTACCTCAAGGGCCTCGGCACGGGCCTGGGCCGCGATCCCGCCCTCGACTACGTCGGCTCGGGCCGCCCCGAGGGCCCGTACCCGCCGTCCGGCTGGACCCTGCTCGACGTCCCGGTGGACCGGGGCTACGCGGCGGCGGTGGCGGTGCGCGGCGAGCTGAGCGTGGACGGGCCGCTCGTCAAGAGGCTCTCCGGCCTCGAAGTCGTACGCCATGCCTGCGACGCCCTGCAGACGGCGGGGGCCCCGCCCTGA
- a CDS encoding acetolactate synthase large subunit, with protein sequence MSNAVQQAPAALLPQVRTRTTGQPDTGAEQVTGAQSLIRSLEEAGADTVFGIPGGCILPAYDPLMDSTRVRHVLVRHEQGAGHAATGYAQATGKVGVCMATSGPGATNLVTPIADAHMDSVPLVAITGQVPSKSIGTDAFQEADIVGITMPITKHNFLVTNADDIPRTIAEAFHIASTGRPGPVLIDITKDALQAATTFQWPPVLELSGYRPVTKPHAKQIREAARLIAAARRPVLYVGGGVLKARATAELRTLAELTGAPVTTTLMALGAFPGSHPQHVGMPGMHGDVAAVAALQKADLIVALGARFDDRVTGRLDSFAPYAKIVHADIDPAEISKNRLADVPIVGDAREVLVALTDAVRGEREEGRVGDYADWWRDLDQWRATYRRGYELPADPGLLSPQQVIERIGQLAPEGTLFASGVGQHQMWAAQFLPHEEPGTWFNSGGAGTMGYAVPAAMGAKAGMPDRTVWAIDGDGCFQMTNQELTTCALNNIPIKVAIINNGALGMVRQWQTLFYGARFSNTVLHDGATNATTGSTRGVGSTTNRGTRVPDFVQLSEAMGCVGLRCENPYELDAIIDKANAINDRPVVVDFIVHEDAMVWPMVPAGTSNDDIMAARDVRPDFGDSADD encoded by the coding sequence ATGTCAAACGCTGTGCAGCAGGCCCCCGCGGCCCTCCTCCCGCAAGTGCGGACCCGCACCACCGGGCAGCCGGACACCGGCGCCGAGCAGGTGACGGGCGCCCAGTCCCTCATCCGCTCACTCGAAGAGGCCGGCGCGGACACCGTGTTCGGTATCCCGGGCGGCTGCATCCTTCCGGCGTACGACCCCTTGATGGACTCCACCCGGGTCCGTCATGTGCTGGTCCGCCACGAGCAGGGCGCCGGGCACGCGGCCACCGGATACGCCCAGGCCACCGGCAAGGTGGGGGTGTGCATGGCGACCTCGGGTCCGGGCGCGACCAATCTGGTGACCCCGATCGCGGACGCGCACATGGACTCCGTGCCACTGGTCGCGATCACCGGCCAGGTCCCCTCCAAGTCGATCGGTACGGACGCCTTCCAGGAGGCGGACATCGTCGGCATCACCATGCCGATCACCAAGCACAACTTCCTGGTCACCAACGCCGACGACATCCCGCGGACGATCGCCGAGGCCTTCCACATCGCCTCCACCGGCCGCCCCGGACCGGTGCTCATCGACATCACCAAGGATGCCCTCCAGGCGGCCACCACCTTCCAGTGGCCGCCGGTGCTGGAGCTGTCCGGCTACCGCCCGGTCACCAAGCCGCACGCCAAGCAGATCCGGGAGGCCGCCCGGCTCATCGCCGCGGCCCGCCGGCCGGTCCTGTACGTCGGCGGCGGGGTGCTCAAGGCACGTGCCACCGCCGAGCTGCGCACCTTGGCCGAGCTGACCGGGGCGCCCGTCACCACCACCCTGATGGCGCTCGGCGCCTTCCCCGGCAGCCACCCCCAGCACGTGGGAATGCCCGGTATGCACGGGGACGTCGCGGCGGTCGCCGCGCTGCAGAAGGCCGATCTGATCGTCGCCCTGGGGGCCCGGTTCGACGACCGGGTCACCGGCAGGCTGGACAGCTTCGCCCCGTACGCCAAGATCGTGCACGCCGACATCGACCCGGCGGAGATCTCCAAGAACCGGCTCGCGGACGTCCCCATCGTCGGCGACGCCCGCGAGGTGCTCGTCGCCCTGACCGACGCCGTGCGCGGTGAGCGGGAGGAGGGGCGCGTCGGCGACTACGCCGACTGGTGGCGGGACCTGGACCAATGGCGGGCCACCTACCGGCGCGGCTACGAACTCCCCGCCGACCCGGGGCTGCTCTCCCCGCAGCAGGTCATCGAACGGATCGGTCAACTCGCCCCGGAAGGAACACTGTTCGCATCCGGTGTGGGTCAGCACCAGATGTGGGCGGCGCAGTTCCTCCCGCACGAGGAGCCCGGCACCTGGTTCAACTCGGGCGGTGCCGGGACGATGGGGTACGCGGTGCCGGCCGCGATGGGTGCCAAGGCCGGTATGCCGGACCGCACGGTCTGGGCGATCGACGGTGACGGCTGCTTCCAGATGACCAATCAGGAGCTCACCACCTGCGCGCTCAACAACATCCCGATCAAGGTCGCGATCATCAACAACGGCGCGCTCGGGATGGTCCGCCAGTGGCAGACCCTCTTCTACGGCGCGCGGTTCTCCAACACGGTGCTGCACGACGGCGCCACCAACGCGACCACCGGCTCGACCCGCGGAGTGGGATCCACCACCAACCGCGGCACCCGGGTCCCTGACTTCGTACAGCTCTCCGAGGCGATGGGCTGTGTGGGCCTGCGCTGCGAGAACCCGTACGAGCTCGACGCGATCATCGACAAGGCCAACGCGATCAACGACCGCCCCGTCGTGGTGGACTTCATCGTCCACGAGGACGCGATGGTGTGGCCGATGGTCCCTGCCGGCACCTCCAACGACGACATCATGGCCGCACGCGACGTACGCCCCGACTTCGGCGACTCCGCGGACGACTGA
- the ilvN gene encoding acetolactate synthase small subunit: MSQHTLSVLVENTPGILARVAALFSRRGFNIDSLAVGTTEHPDLSRITIVVRVDHELALEQVTKQLNKLVNVLKIVELEADSAVQRELVLVKVSADNGSRAQIVQIAELFRARTVDVSPDAVTLEATGSGDKLDAMLRMLAAFGIKELVQSGAIAIGRGSRALADRTAREARPIRLTPAGTATAARAQSA, from the coding sequence ATGTCCCAGCACACGCTCTCCGTCCTGGTCGAGAACACACCCGGCATCCTCGCCCGTGTCGCCGCCCTGTTCTCGCGCCGCGGCTTCAACATCGACTCGCTCGCGGTCGGCACCACCGAACACCCCGATCTCTCCCGCATCACCATCGTCGTCAGGGTCGACCACGAACTCGCCCTGGAGCAGGTGACCAAGCAGCTCAACAAGCTGGTCAACGTCCTGAAGATCGTCGAGCTGGAGGCCGACTCCGCCGTCCAGCGCGAGCTGGTCCTGGTGAAGGTGAGCGCCGACAACGGCTCCCGTGCCCAGATCGTCCAGATCGCCGAGCTGTTCCGGGCCAGAACCGTGGACGTCTCGCCCGATGCCGTCACCCTCGAAGCGACCGGCTCCGGCGACAAACTCGACGCGATGCTCAGGATGCTCGCGGCCTTCGGTATCAAGGAGCTCGTCCAGTCCGGCGCGATCGCGATCGGCCGCGGCTCCCGGGCCCTGGCCGACCGCACCGCGCGAGAGGCCCGGCCGATCCGCCTGACCCCGGCCGGCACCGCCACGGCGGCACGCGCTCAGAGCGCCTAA
- the argH gene encoding argininosuccinate lyase, translating to MTTAPALGVDTGRLKAALDAEAHRIVYDQYLPDTADGLGEELRCISEVDRAHLIMLTERGIVDADRAAALLRAIEELRGQDFAPVRSRPMPRGVYLAYEGHLIEQLGDRTGGILHTGRSRNDLNATTTRLKTRGPFLALLDAVDRLAGVLLAKAEEYRDVVMPAYTHGQPAVPISYGHYLAGVAGAVLRAYESLLDAGRQIDVNPLGAGAIGGTSVPIDPRRTAELLGFSSAAPNSVDAVASRDFVLDLLSASAVLGVALARAGRDLSTWTSEEFGLLRVGDTLVGSSSMMPQKRNPFLLEHIQGRSSASLGAFVGAATAMTTGGYTNAIAVGTEAVRHLWPGLSGTTDAVTLLSLVVAGTEPERERMTDRAVDGFTSATYLAERLVLDGMPFRAAHHLVGETVLGALDSGRSLEDAARFTAVDDGGLAPDRVAEACAHGGGPGSTADGIRALATGRDVLKAELTERRTRWSDGSALLTQAVLKAVTS from the coding sequence ATGACCACAGCTCCGGCACTCGGCGTCGACACCGGCCGGCTCAAGGCCGCGCTCGACGCCGAGGCGCACCGCATCGTCTACGACCAGTACCTGCCGGACACCGCCGACGGGCTCGGCGAGGAGCTGCGCTGCATCAGCGAGGTCGACCGCGCCCACCTGATCATGCTCACCGAGCGCGGGATCGTCGACGCCGACCGGGCCGCCGCCCTGCTGCGCGCCATCGAGGAGCTGCGCGGGCAGGACTTCGCACCGGTCCGCTCCCGGCCGATGCCGCGTGGCGTCTATCTGGCGTACGAGGGGCACCTCATCGAGCAGCTGGGCGACCGGACCGGTGGCATCCTGCACACCGGCCGCTCGCGCAACGACCTCAACGCCACCACCACCCGGCTGAAGACCCGCGGCCCCTTCCTGGCGCTGCTCGACGCGGTCGACCGGCTGGCGGGGGTGCTCCTGGCGAAGGCCGAGGAGTACCGGGACGTGGTCATGCCCGCCTACACCCACGGCCAGCCCGCGGTGCCGATCAGCTACGGCCACTACCTCGCCGGCGTCGCCGGCGCCGTACTGCGCGCGTACGAGTCGCTGCTGGACGCCGGACGCCAGATCGACGTCAACCCGCTGGGAGCCGGCGCGATCGGCGGGACCTCCGTCCCCATCGACCCCCGGCGCACCGCCGAGCTCCTCGGCTTCAGCTCCGCCGCGCCCAACTCGGTCGACGCGGTGGCCTCCCGCGACTTCGTCCTGGACCTGCTGTCCGCGTCCGCCGTCCTCGGGGTAGCACTGGCCAGGGCGGGCCGGGACCTGAGCACCTGGACTTCGGAGGAGTTCGGGCTGCTGCGGGTGGGCGACACCCTCGTCGGGTCCAGCTCGATGATGCCGCAGAAGCGCAACCCGTTCCTGCTCGAACACATCCAGGGCCGGTCCAGCGCGAGCCTCGGCGCCTTCGTCGGCGCGGCGACCGCCATGACCACCGGCGGCTACACCAACGCCATCGCGGTCGGCACCGAGGCCGTGCGGCACCTGTGGCCCGGACTGAGCGGCACCACCGACGCGGTGACGCTGCTGAGCCTGGTGGTCGCGGGCACCGAACCGGAGCGCGAACGCATGACGGACCGGGCCGTGGACGGCTTCACCTCGGCCACCTACCTGGCGGAACGGCTCGTGCTGGACGGGATGCCGTTCCGGGCCGCGCACCACCTGGTGGGCGAGACCGTGCTCGGCGCCCTGGACTCCGGCCGGTCGCTGGAGGACGCGGCCCGCTTCACCGCCGTCGACGACGGCGGACTGGCCCCCGACCGGGTGGCCGAGGCGTGCGCCCACGGCGGCGGACCCGGCTCCACGGCCGACGGGATACGCGCTCTGGCGACCGGGCGGGACGTACTGAAGGCCGAGCTGACCGAGCGGCGCACCCGCTGGTCGGACGGGAGCGCGCTGCTGACGCAGGCCGTACTCAAGGCGGTGACGTCATGA
- a CDS encoding pyruvate carboxylase, with protein sequence MFDKVLVANRGEIAIRAFRAAFELGISTVAVYPHEDRNSLHRAKADEAYRIGEPGHPVRAYLSVDEVIKAARKAGADAIYPGYGFLSENPDLAAACSEAGITFVGPPASVLNLTGNKSRAVAAAREAGVPVLKSSEPSEDVDALVAAADEIGFPVFVKAVAGGGGRGMRRVAEAGELRESIDAAMREARSSFGDATVFLEQAVINPRHIEVQILADAEGNVVHLFERDCSLQRRHQKVVEIAPAPNLDPALRDRICADAVAFAHHIGYVNAGTVEFLVDERGNHVFIEMNPRIQVEHTVTEQVTGRDLVIAQLRIAAGMTLPELHLTQDDITLNGTAMQCRITTEDPANGFRPDTGTISAYRSPGGPGVRLDGGTVHTGAEVSAHFDSMLVKLTCHGHDFTNAARRARRAIAEFRIRGVATNLPFLGAVLDQPDFRAGHVTTSFIEEHPELIRARPSADRGSRMLGYLAETTVNRPYGPRPSVIDPADKLPALPAGTPPAGSRQRLAALGPEAFAAELRAQSAVAVTDTTFRDAHQSLLATRVRTRDLLTVAPHVARTAPQLLSLECWGGATYDVALRFLAEDPWERLVKIREAVPNICTQMLLRGRNTVGYTPYPTEVTEAFVAEAATAGMDIFRIFDALNDVSQMRPAIDAVRATGTSVAEVALCYTADLSDPGETLYTLDYYLRLAEQIVDAGAHVLAIKDMAGLLRPPAARTLVTALRERFDLPVHLHTHDTAGGQLGTLIAAIDAGVDAVDAAVASMAGTTSQPPLSALVAATDHTERATGLSLQAVGDLEPYWEATRKVYAPFESGLASPTGRIYHHEIPGGQLSNLRQQAIALGLGDRFELIEDCYAAADRMLGRLVKVTPSSKVVGDLALHLVGAGVEAADFESDPGKFDVPDSVIGFLRGELGDPPGGWPEPFRTRALKGRPAKAQTPQLSDEDREGLKQSPRATLNRLLFPGPTKEFDAHREAYGDTSVLPTQDFLYGLEPETEHTVTLDPGVTLLIELEAISEADERGFRSVLATLNGQLRPVSVRDRSVATEVKAAEKADRGNEGHVAAPFAGVVTLQVEEGTSVSAGQTVATIEAMKMEASITAQTAGVVRRLAIGRVQQVEAGDLLIEIA encoded by the coding sequence ATGTTCGACAAGGTATTGGTCGCCAACCGCGGAGAGATCGCGATCCGCGCGTTTCGCGCGGCGTTCGAGCTCGGGATCTCCACGGTGGCCGTGTATCCCCACGAGGACCGCAACTCCCTGCACCGGGCCAAGGCCGACGAGGCCTACCGGATCGGTGAGCCCGGCCATCCCGTGCGCGCCTACCTCTCGGTCGACGAGGTCATCAAGGCCGCCCGGAAGGCGGGCGCCGACGCGATCTACCCGGGCTACGGCTTCCTGTCGGAGAACCCGGACCTCGCGGCCGCGTGCTCCGAGGCCGGCATCACGTTCGTCGGACCGCCGGCCTCGGTGCTGAACCTGACCGGGAACAAGTCCCGGGCGGTCGCCGCCGCCCGGGAGGCCGGCGTACCGGTACTGAAGTCCTCCGAACCGTCCGAGGACGTCGACGCGCTCGTCGCCGCCGCCGACGAGATCGGCTTCCCCGTGTTCGTCAAGGCCGTCGCGGGCGGCGGCGGACGCGGCATGCGCCGGGTCGCCGAGGCCGGCGAACTGCGCGAGTCGATCGACGCGGCCATGCGCGAGGCGCGCTCCTCGTTCGGCGACGCGACGGTCTTCCTGGAGCAGGCGGTGATCAATCCCCGCCACATCGAGGTGCAGATCCTCGCCGACGCCGAGGGCAACGTCGTGCACCTGTTCGAGCGGGACTGCTCGCTCCAGCGCCGCCACCAGAAGGTCGTCGAGATCGCGCCCGCCCCGAACCTCGACCCGGCGCTGCGCGACCGGATCTGCGCCGACGCCGTCGCCTTCGCCCACCACATCGGCTACGTGAACGCGGGCACGGTCGAGTTCCTCGTCGACGAACGCGGCAACCACGTCTTCATCGAGATGAACCCGCGCATCCAGGTCGAGCACACCGTGACCGAACAGGTCACCGGGCGCGACCTGGTGATCGCCCAGCTGCGCATCGCGGCGGGCATGACGCTGCCCGAACTGCACCTCACCCAGGACGACATCACCCTCAACGGCACCGCGATGCAGTGCCGCATCACCACCGAGGACCCGGCCAACGGCTTCCGGCCGGACACCGGCACCATCTCCGCCTACCGCTCCCCCGGCGGGCCCGGGGTGCGGCTGGACGGCGGCACCGTCCACACCGGTGCCGAGGTGTCCGCCCACTTCGACTCGATGCTCGTCAAACTCACCTGCCACGGGCACGACTTCACCAACGCGGCCCGCAGGGCGCGCCGGGCCATCGCGGAGTTCCGCATCCGGGGTGTGGCGACCAACCTGCCGTTCCTGGGCGCCGTGCTGGACCAGCCCGACTTCCGGGCGGGACACGTCACGACGAGCTTCATCGAGGAACACCCGGAGCTGATCCGGGCCCGTCCCTCGGCCGACCGCGGCAGCCGCATGCTCGGCTATCTCGCCGAGACCACCGTCAACCGGCCCTACGGGCCCCGCCCCTCCGTCATCGACCCGGCGGACAAGCTGCCGGCCCTGCCTGCCGGGACACCGCCGGCCGGTTCGCGCCAGCGCCTCGCGGCTCTCGGTCCGGAGGCCTTCGCCGCCGAGCTGCGCGCCCAGTCGGCCGTCGCCGTCACCGACACCACGTTCCGCGACGCCCATCAGTCGCTGCTGGCCACCCGGGTCCGGACCCGTGACCTGCTGACCGTCGCCCCGCACGTCGCCCGTACCGCACCGCAGCTGCTGAGCCTCGAATGCTGGGGAGGCGCCACCTACGACGTGGCGCTGCGCTTCCTCGCCGAGGACCCGTGGGAGCGGCTGGTGAAGATCCGGGAGGCCGTGCCCAACATCTGTACCCAGATGCTGCTGCGCGGGCGCAACACGGTCGGCTACACGCCCTACCCCACCGAGGTCACCGAGGCGTTCGTCGCCGAGGCGGCGACCGCCGGAATGGACATCTTCCGGATCTTCGACGCCCTCAACGACGTGTCCCAGATGCGCCCGGCGATCGACGCCGTACGCGCCACCGGCACCTCGGTCGCCGAAGTGGCGCTCTGCTACACCGCGGACCTCTCCGACCCCGGCGAGACCCTGTACACGCTGGACTACTACCTGCGTCTGGCCGAACAGATCGTGGACGCGGGCGCCCATGTGCTCGCCATCAAGGACATGGCCGGGCTGCTGCGCCCGCCGGCCGCCCGCACCCTCGTCACCGCGCTGCGCGAGCGGTTCGACCTGCCGGTCCATCTGCACACCCATGACACGGCCGGCGGGCAGCTCGGCACACTGATCGCCGCCATCGACGCGGGCGTGGACGCGGTGGACGCGGCGGTCGCCTCCATGGCCGGTACGACCAGCCAGCCCCCGCTGTCCGCGCTGGTGGCCGCCACCGATCACACCGAGCGCGCGACGGGCCTCTCCCTCCAGGCCGTGGGCGACCTGGAGCCCTACTGGGAGGCGACCCGCAAGGTCTACGCCCCCTTCGAGTCCGGGCTGGCCTCGCCGACCGGCCGGATCTACCACCACGAGATCCCCGGCGGGCAGCTGTCCAACCTGCGCCAGCAGGCCATCGCCCTGGGTCTGGGCGACCGCTTCGAACTCATCGAGGACTGCTACGCCGCGGCCGACCGGATGCTCGGGCGGCTGGTGAAGGTGACGCCGTCGTCCAAGGTGGTCGGCGATCTGGCACTGCATCTGGTGGGCGCGGGGGTCGAGGCGGCGGACTTTGAGTCCGACCCCGGCAAGTTCGACGTTCCTGACTCCGTGATCGGGTTCCTGCGCGGCGAGCTGGGCGACCCGCCCGGCGGCTGGCCCGAGCCGTTCCGGACCCGCGCGCTCAAGGGCCGCCCGGCGAAGGCGCAGACGCCGCAGTTGTCGGACGAGGACCGCGAGGGCCTGAAGCAATCGCCGCGCGCGACACTGAACCGGCTGCTGTTCCCCGGCCCGACCAAGGAGTTCGACGCCCACCGCGAGGCGTACGGGGACACCTCCGTCCTGCCCACCCAGGACTTCCTGTACGGGCTGGAGCCGGAGACCGAGCACACGGTCACGCTCGATCCCGGTGTCACCCTGCTGATCGAGCTGGAGGCCATCTCCGAGGCCGACGAACGCGGGTTCCGCAGCGTACTGGCCACCCTCAACGGGCAGTTGCGGCCTGTGTCGGTGCGGGACAGGTCCGTCGCCACCGAGGTCAAGGCCGCCGAGAAGGCGGACCGCGGCAACGAGGGCCATGTCGCGGCGCCGTTCGCCGGGGTCGTCACCCTCCAGGTCGAGGAGGGCACGTCGGTGTCGGCCGGCCAGACCGTCGCCACCATCGAGGCGATGAAGATGGAGGCCTCGATCACCGCCCAGACCGCCGGAGTGGTGCGACGCCTCGCGATCGGCAGGGTCCAGCAGGTCGAGGCGGGCGACCTGCTCATCGAGATCGCCTGA